tgttctgtatggttgtgaaacttggattctcactttgaaagaggaacagaggttaagggtgttcgagaataaggtgcttagggaaatatttggggctaagaggaatgagcttacaggagaatggagaaagttacgcaatgcagaactgcacacattgtattcttcacctaacataattacttacttaattatgccttttaaggaacccggaggttcattgccaccctcacataagcctgccatctgtCCCAGTCTCTACAaccatatccaacctccctcaaatccattttaatattatcctcccacctgcatctcggcctccccaaaggtctttttctctccgggaggtgggaagtgggatatgatggtagagactagattaatcttgctcaggatagggaccgatggtgggcttatgtaagggtggcGGTAgtaaacctccaggttccttaaagccataagtaagtataggtGTTCAAGGCTGtaataaaaatggagaaaacgagTTCTAAGATTTATGCTATAACCATTTCCTCCTCAGACTCCAGATTATCAGCATCTCCATAATATCTTCTTATCCTCTTGTTTATTCTAAATTCTCTGTGTCTTTCTTGTAAACATGACCTGCTTCCAAGTCTGGTCCTGCCTGGATAATTTCCCAAGATCTGCAACACATTCACATGGCTATAATTTCCATCTTAAGCCAACACGCAATTCTAATGTCTTGCTCTCAAAAAATATTAGGGGTCCATTTCGAATCAGTGCTGCTAAAATTTTCGGCAGAGGTTGAATACAACTACACCAATTCGAAGCATACATGAAATCAatgaaatggacagagaaaatGTATAACAAAGAATTGAATACTACAATGTAAGACCACGATACATTCACAAATTAAGATTGATAAGATATATGACGTGAAATGAAGAACCCCTGGGTACTGGAGAAAATGTGGAAATGGGGACTTCACTCTAGGAGACAAAAAACTAATGCTGGTCAAGGACAATATGCATATAGTCTAGAGCCAGATCTTGATGTgataaaacagaattgaaagccaaggaagaatggaagagaaaaaaatttaGGCACACCCCAGGAAGTAGAGccagaaaagaaaaataagaaggaaAATTAATTTCAGAGTATAGGTAtataatactataataaaaattgagGGAATGAACTCTAAGATTTACGACATTTTCTACGTTAAAAGTGTCCTAAATGGAGATGAACAGGGGAACTTCTCGTGATTTGGAAGGAGTAAGTTCCCACGTCGGTAAAGAGCGAAATATATTCAAAGCag
The window above is part of the Periplaneta americana isolate PAMFEO1 chromosome 11, P.americana_PAMFEO1_priV1, whole genome shotgun sequence genome. Proteins encoded here:
- the LOC138709264 gene encoding uncharacterized protein isoform X2, with amino-acid sequence MLGFGNEAISILALQYFSVVDPSGRTSQILGNYPGRTRLGSRSCLQERHREFRINKRIRRYYGDADNLESEEEMVLGNCPGKPGLEAENLE